A region of the Flavipsychrobacter sp. genome:
TCTTCCAATCTTTGCCAGCCCCAGGCCGTTTCCGCATTTATCACAAGGTATAGTGCCAGGGAGTTTGTAGATAGTATATTTCTCTTTACCTGTTTGTAAAATTGCATTATATGAATTAGTTCCAGTCGAGTAGATTTTTAGTACTCCTGCACTGTCAATATTATTTAGGATGTTGCCAGCTTCATTAACTATTACTAACTTTTTCACATACACTGATGGTAAGGTGTTACTATAGTATACCGCTACTTCTACTTGTGCATCTAAGTTGAATAATTCTTCTGAAGTATAGGCAGCATAAGTAGGTTCATAGTTATTTATGTTAGGTAGATTAATTGTTTTCCATAAAGAATGGTTAAGGTCGTAAATCCTTAATTGTCCGGCTTTCATATCCCTTACAAGGTATTTCCTACCTGACTTTGACAGATTTACTATTTCCATTGATACATCTGCATCATTCAATACATCTGAGTTTACGTTCAGATAGTCTTTCTCAAGGGTCATTTGTGCATTTGCTGTTAATCCAAATAATAATACTCCAATAGCGATAATGATTCTTTTCATGTCTTTTGTTTATGTAATGCTTACTCTGTGCAGTTTTCAGCTACCCTGTAAGGACGAATATAACAAACACTGACAAATATGTCATTAATATTATCGCTAATGATTTGGACTTTGCTGCCTGTAAATGGCACAGTTCAGAGACCAGAAATTATTGGATAAAATCGCTGCGAGGTTGAAAGACCTACGTGAAGAAAGAGGTTTGTCCCAAGAGAAGGTTTATAATGAATTGGACGTGCATATTGCTCGAATAGAGGTAGGGAAAGTCAATGTATCGGTTAGCACCTTATCAAAGTTGTGTGATTACTTCGACATTACACTAACTGAATTTTTTAGAAAGATAGATTATAAATGAGCAAGTATATGGTGTTTTGAAAAGCATATATTCACTCAATCTTTCTTTTTAAAATCGGTATTTGTTACGAGTGTAATTATTCTTCATATATTTGCACCAAACACAAACACTGAATATCTTAAAATACATAGTAGTCTTATCGGTATCATTAACAATGATAGTGCCCAAGGATTACCTTATTGAGGTATTTGAAATACCAGTAATAATTAAACACTATACCCATCATAACGAATTGCATCATAAAATAGGAGTGATTGATTATTTAAAACAACACTTTACTACACCTGAAAAATGCCCGGACAATTCAGAACATGACAGCAATCACACTCCTATCCATCAACATAGTTGTTCAGGAGATTGCTTTTTTACAGTTCATAAGGTTTTTTCATCAGGGGATAATCCATCTACGTATCAATTAATTCAGATTTCTGCCATCAAAAATGGGATGTATATTTTCTCACTCCCTCCTGATGTATTTACAAGCATTTGGCAACCGCCTAAAATAGGTTAATAATCTTGAGTACCTGCTTACGAAGCGGGTCAGGTTTAATCTATTGTTGTTTTTAAAAAAATTACATGCTAAATAGTATAATTCGCTATTCTGTAAAGAATAAGCTGATTATCGGGTTGTTTACAATTGCATTAATCATAGGCGGAATATGGAGCTTAAAAGAAGTACCGGTTGATGCAGTTCCCGATATAACAAATAATCAGGTACAAGTAATTACGCAGTCTCCAAATCTTAGTACAGAGGACATTGAGCAATTTGTTACTTATCCCGTAGAAGTGGCTATGGCCAACCTGCCGGGTGTATCGGAAATCCGTTCTGTTTCCAGGTTTGGGCTATCTGTAGTAACAATCGTCTTTGAAGAAGATATGGGGACATATGTGCCAAGGCAATTAGTCTCTGAAAAGCTCAATGACATAGGCAAAAACATACCCGAGGGTTTTGGAGAACCGGAAATGGGGCCTATTTCCACAGGTCTTGGTGAGATATACCAATATACACTTGAAGTTGATTCAACTTATAAAGATGAATACTCAATTACCGAACTAAGGACTATTCAGGACTGGATTATTCGCAGGCAAATGGCTATGGTGCCCGGCGTGGTTGAGGTCAACGCCTTTGGCGGCAAGGTAAAACAATATGAGGTCGCTGTTGCCACTGATGAATTGAATGCAATCGGCCTGACTATCACAGATATATTTAACGCACTTGAACAAAATAATCAGAATACTGGAGGCGCTTATATTGAGAAAGACCACTATGCAAATTTTATCAGAGGAGAAGGTCTTGCCCGTAATTTAGATGACATACGAAAAACAGTTGTGGTTAATAAGAATGGATTACCCATTACTATTGGCGACATTGCCAAAGTAAGGTTTGGGGAAGCCGTACGATATGGTGCTTTTACCAAAGACGGACAAGGTGAAGCAGTTGGCGGCATGATTCTCATGTTAAAGGGCGCCAACTCGAATGATGTCATAGAACGTGTAAAAGAACGCATAATACAAATACAACAAACATTACCACCAGGAGTACATATAGAGTCTTTTCTTGACAGGAGCACTTTAATTAAAGATACCACCAGTACAGTCAGTAAAAACTTACTTGAAGGTGCATTGATTGTAATATTTGTATTAGTACTACTCCTCGGGAACTGGAGGGGTGGTCTAATAGTTGCTTCTGCGATACCACTTTCATTACTGTTTGCGTTTATTCTCATGAATATTTTCGGCGTATGGGCCAACCTGATGAGCCTGGGGGCTATAGATTTTGGAATCATAGTAGACGGTGCAGTTATCATTGTTGAAAGCACCGTTTTCCTGTTACATGAGAAAATTATAAAGAAGAAAATTATCAACCAACAACTACATGATGAGTTAGCTTATGATGCGTCCAGCAAGATGATGAATTCAGCGTTTTTCGGACAGTTGATAATCTTAATAGTGTTTATCCCTATACTTGCTTTGGAAGGCGTAGAAGGCAAAATGTTTCAGCCTATGGCCTTAACATTCATGTTTGCTATGATAGGGGTAATGGTGCTGTGTCTGACATACATCCCTATGATGTCTGCACTATTCCTTCGCGTCAATAATACGGATACAAAATCCTGGGGAGATAAAATTGTTGCTAAGATTGAACGCGTCTATGAGTCCCTGTTAAGAAAAACGCTAAAGAAATCAAAATTGGTGATTATCCTGTCAGTATGTCTCTTAGGGGCTGCTGGGTTTGCATTCTCCAAACTTGGTGGGGAGTTCATTCCACAACTGGATGAAGGTGATATTGCGTTTCATGTTATCCTTAAGCCAGGTAGTTCGCTTTCGGAAGCTATTGAGAGTTCAACTAAGATTGAGCAATTATTATTGGAAAAATTTCCCGAAGTAGAACATGCCATGACAAGATTTGGCGTAGCTGATGTACCTACAGACCCAATGCCGATGGATATAGGCGATTGCTTTATTATCCTAAAGCCAAAAGATGAATGGGTGACAACCGACAGCAAGGAAGAACTCATTCATAAAATCAAACAAGCAGTGAGTGTTATACCTGGAATAAACTATGAATTTACACAACCCATCGAAATGCGTTTTAATGAATTGCTGTCAGGCGTCCGTGAGGATGTTGCAGTAAAACTGTTTGGAGAAGATTTGGACATTCTTGCCGATAAGGCCGAAGAAATGGGGAGAATTATCAGCACTATACCTGGTGTCGGAGATATGAAGGTAGAAGCTACAAGTGGGCTGCCTCAAATGACGGTTAGGTATGACAGGGTCAAACTCGCACAATATGGTCTCAAAATAAATGAACTGAATAAGATAATAATGTCAGCATTTTCCGGAGGTAAAGCAGGTGTCATATTTGAGGGTGAAAAAAGATTTGACCTTGTCGTAAGGCTTCAGGAACAGGGAAGAAAAAATATTGATGATGTTAAAACACTCTATATACCAACTCCTAACAACAATCAGATTCCACTTAAGGAAGTAGCAGATATAAGCTACGTCCCGGGCCCCATGCAAATCAGCAGGGACAATACCAACAGAAGAATATATGTAGGTATCAATGTAAGGAACCGTGATGTTAAATCGCTTGTTGAGGACATTAAAAACAAACTGGATAATGAACTTCAACTACCACCGGGATATTATATAAGGTATGGTGGCGCATTTGAAAACCTCGAACGTGCCAGCAAGCGTTTGCAAATAGTAGTACCCATAGCATTGGTATTGATTTTTATACTGGTATTTTTTGCGCTCAAATCAATTTCACAAACAGTGATGATATATATGGCTATACCACTTGCAGCTATTGGTGGGATATTCTCTTTATGGTTGCGAGATATGCCGTTCAGTATATCAGCTGGTGTTGGTTTTATTGTTTTATTTGGTGTTGCAGTACTGAACGGACTCGTATTGATAAATGGCTGGAATGAATTGAAAGATGAAGGTAAGACAAATATTTATGAGCGGATTATCCTGGGTGCTAAAAGAAGAATCCGCCCTATTATGCTCACGGCACTTACAGATGTATTAGGTTTTTTACCGATGGCTATATCTACGTCTGCTGGTGCTGAAGTTCAGCAACCGTTGGCTACAGTCGTAATTGGGGGTATGATTTCTGCAACACTTCTAACACTCTTTGTCATGCCTGTTTTATACAACTGGCTTGAAAACCGTAAGAATAATATACATAAAAATAGTCTGCCTGCAATTGTAATATTTGCCTGTATTCTATCAACAAGTATTCCATTCAGTGCGTCAGCACAAGAAACTGAGACCCATGAAATCACATCAGTGGAAGAAGCAATTGAGGTCGCAATAAAAAACAACGGGAATATTAAAGCTGCGGAAACAGATATACAAATTCAGCAACAAAAAAAGAAAACTGCATTTGATGTAGCAAAAACACAATTAGGCTTTCAGTATGGGCAATATAATAGTTTTGAGAATGACCTTTCATTCAACGTAGTACAAAATTTTGATTTTCCATCAGTCTATATCAATCAACATTCATTAGCTAAAAAACGAGTTACAAAAAGCAATATAACTCTGGATGTTGAAAAAAATGAGTTGAAAAAAGAAATACGCAAGACTTGGTATACACTTGCCTATCTGCAGGAACAACAAAAACTATTGTTATACCAGGACACCTTATACAAACGTTTTCTTTACGCAGCAACTATCCGGTATGAAACAGAAGAAAGTACTTTCCTTGAAAAGTCATCGGTGGAGACAGAAGTTATGGAGATAGAAAATCAGATTAAGATAAACCATTCTGAAATTTTTATACAAGAGCAAAAGCTGAAGGCTTTATTGAATACGACAGTCGATATAACCTTTAATACGGAAAGCTTGAAGAAAAGAGTTTCATTAACTGTTGATAGGAGTTCACTGCCTATGGATAATCCAACGAACAAATATGTAAAACAACAAATAGAAATTGCAGAAACAGAAAAGAAGCTTAAAACCTCTGAAATGCTACCGGGATTTTCCATAGGTTATTTCAACCAATCGCTTATAGGTAGCCCAACATCAAGTGGTGATATTGCGACTATTAATAATCGCTTCACAGGAGTTCAGGTAGGAGTGACCATACCTCTGTTTTTTGGCTCGTATACTGCCCAAATAAAAGAAGCTAAACTCGCCGAGCAAATGGCACAAACAAGGGCAGATTACTTTGAGGTTAGATTATTCAGTTCAGTTAAACAACAATTACAAGAAGTATTTAAACAAGAAGCCAGTCTGGATTATTATAACGATAAAGCACTTAAACAGGCAGACCTATTGATTGAGTATGCACAAAAAAGTTTTGAGAACGGTGCTATTGGATATATCGAATACTTCAGGAATCTCAACCAGGCAATAGACATTAAGTCTGGTTACTTAAAAACATTAAATACTTACAATCAATCCATCATCGAATTGGAATATTTTTTCGGTAAATAAAAAACTAAACAATGAGAAATCGGTTTAATATATATATCATGTTTTTTGCATCATGCGTTGTTTTACTATCATGCAATGGCAATGGGCGCGATGATAATGCATCCAATCATAAAGATATTGAGCATAGTCATACACAAGAATCCGTGCATTTAACAAGTGTACAACTTGATGCTCTTTCAATACAGATAGATACCATCCCCTTACGAAGTATAGCATCCTATGTTGAAGCAAATGGAAAACTGGAAGTACCCCCACAAAACGAAGCTACGGTTACAGCCATTATTGGAGCAAACGTTGTCTCTATTAAGGTTATTGAAGGCGATAAGGTAAGAAAAGGTGAACCCTTAGCCTACCTTAGCCACCCTGACCTTATTAAAATGCAATCAGATTATATAAATGAATATAATCAATTACAGTATCTGGGACAGGAGTATCAAAGACAGCAAAAACTGTATGAAGAAAAAGTAGGTTCAGGTAAACAATTTCAAAAAACTAAAGCAGATTATTTGTCTTTGAAAGGTATTGTAACCGGACTTGAAGCTCAACTAAAGCAATTTGGCTTGAACCTGACACGCATCAGAAGCAACAACCTCTACGAACAAGTTCCGGTTCACAGTCCTATTGATGGCTATGTACGATTAGTAGAAGTGAAAACAGGGCAGTATGTATCACCACAAAGTGAAATATTTGAAATAGTAAGTAACGACCATATACATGCTGACCTGATGGTTTTTGAAAAAGACATGCACAAAGTGAAAGTTGGACAGAAAGTAAACCTATTTATAGAGAGCCTTGACAATCAAACCTTACAAGCAAATATATATGCCGTAGGTAAGGCTTTTGAAGACGATCCTAAAGCTGTACATATTCATGCTGATATTGAAGAGAAATCAGGATTGTTGATACCGGGTATGTATGTGAGAGGTCAAATTGTAACCGATGACAATTACGGATACGCTTTGCCTGAAGATGCCATAGTCAAGGAAAACAATAGGTATTATATATTCACAGCAGAAGTTGAACTTCATGATAATGACACGTCGTGGATATTTTACCCAATGGAGGTAACTACAGGAAGCAGAGATAATGGATGGGTTGAAATAAAGCCCTTAAAAGCTATAACCCAAACCACAAAGGTAGCCTTTGGAAGTGCCTATTACCTGATGGCAGAGATGAAAAAAGGAGAAGCGGAACATAGTCATTAATTATTACATCAAGAGATAACATGAAAAAGGGAATAATAAAAAACAATAGTTTGAAAGAGCATATTGACCTGCTTCTATCCTTGGTCATACTACTTGTACTGCTTATTATGGAATATGGGCTTCAAATAGAAGTTCCAGTATATGTATTACTGCCAATTAATTTGCTGGCATATTTGCTTGCAGGTCACAGTGTTTTAAGGCTTGCTATTCGTAAATCTTCAAGAGGAGATTTCTTTAATGAGTTTGTCTTAATGAGCATAGCTACAATCGGAGCTTTTATAATAGGAGAGTATGAAGAAGGTGTAGCTGTCATGGTTTTTTACCAGATTGGGGAATGGTTCCAGGATATTGCTGTGAATAATGCAAAGCGCAGCATCAAAGCACTGTTAGATATTCGTCCAGACATAGTAACAATTATTAAAGACGGTAATGACATAAAAATTCCTCCATCAGAGGTAGAAGTCGGTCAAGTCATTAAAGTAAAGCCTGGGGAGAAAATAGCTCTTGATGGAAAGCTGTTATCGGATGCCGCGACTTTTAATACTTCTGCATTGACAGGTGAAAGTGTGCCTGAAACAAAACAAATGGGAGATAAAGTATTTGCCGGTATGATAAGCGTAAACAGTAGTATAGAGGTTAAGGTCACAGCTTTATTCAAAGACAGTAAATTGAGCCGCATCCTTGAAATGGTTCAGGATGCTACAGCAAGAAAGTCTCAAACACAGTTGTTTATCTCAAGATTTGCCAAAGTATATACTCCAATAGTGTTCTTCTTAGCTTTAGCTGTTTGTCTTGTCCCATATTTCATAGTAGACGAGTACGTTTTTCAGACCTGGTTTTACAGGGCATTAGTGTTTCTCGTCATTAGCTGTCCGTGTGCTTTAGTGGTTTCTATCCCGCTCGGTTATTTTGGAGGAATAGGACTTGCATCAAGAAGTGGGATACTTTTCAAAGGTGGAAACTTTCTGGATGTAATGACACAAGTCAATACCATTGTAATGGATAAAACAGGCACTTTAACAAAGGGTGTGTTTAAAGTACAGAACGTTAAAGCCAATAATATTAATGAGAGTGAACTTGTCATGATTACTGCTGCACTGGAACAGCACTCTACGCACCCCATAGCACAGGCTGTAATAGAATATTCGGATGGAAGTCATAAGCGGCTTCAAGCATCAGGCGTCAAGGAAATTCACGGCCATGGCCTGGCAGGTATAGTTGATAACAAAAATGTTTTGGCTGGAAATACCAAGTTATTAAAGAAGTATGAAGTTGATTATCCTCAATCTTTAAACGAAATAACGGATACAATTGTTGTTGTATCTATAGATAATGAATATGCGGGATATATATTAGTTGCAGATGAGATAAAAGAGGATGCAAAACAAGCTATAGAC
Encoded here:
- a CDS encoding helix-turn-helix transcriptional regulator, whose product is MAQFRDQKLLDKIAARLKDLREERGLSQEKVYNELDVHIARIEVGKVNVSVSTLSKLCDYFDITLTEFFRKIDYK
- a CDS encoding heavy metal translocating P-type ATPase, translated to MKKGIIKNNSLKEHIDLLLSLVILLVLLIMEYGLQIEVPVYVLLPINLLAYLLAGHSVLRLAIRKSSRGDFFNEFVLMSIATIGAFIIGEYEEGVAVMVFYQIGEWFQDIAVNNAKRSIKALLDIRPDIVTIIKDGNDIKIPPSEVEVGQVIKVKPGEKIALDGKLLSDAATFNTSALTGESVPETKQMGDKVFAGMISVNSSIEVKVTALFKDSKLSRILEMVQDATARKSQTQLFISRFAKVYTPIVFFLALAVCLVPYFIVDEYVFQTWFYRALVFLVISCPCALVVSIPLGYFGGIGLASRSGILFKGGNFLDVMTQVNTIVMDKTGTLTKGVFKVQNVKANNINESELVMITAALEQHSTHPIAQAVIEYSDGSHKRLQASGVKEIHGHGLAGIVDNKNVLAGNTKLLKKYEVDYPQSLNEITDTIVVVSIDNEYAGYILVADEIKEDAKQAIDLLHQLNIRTVMLSGDKQAVVDQVAEELQIDEAFGALLPEDKVEKVQEYKNKGLRIAFAGDGINDAPVIALADAGIAMGGLGSDAAIETADIVIQNDQPSKIPTAIKIGKLTTSVVWQNIILAMVVKVTVLILGAGGIATLWEAVIADVGVALLAILNAIRIQRMKL
- a CDS encoding efflux RND transporter periplasmic adaptor subunit encodes the protein MRNRFNIYIMFFASCVVLLSCNGNGRDDNASNHKDIEHSHTQESVHLTSVQLDALSIQIDTIPLRSIASYVEANGKLEVPPQNEATVTAIIGANVVSIKVIEGDKVRKGEPLAYLSHPDLIKMQSDYINEYNQLQYLGQEYQRQQKLYEEKVGSGKQFQKTKADYLSLKGIVTGLEAQLKQFGLNLTRIRSNNLYEQVPVHSPIDGYVRLVEVKTGQYVSPQSEIFEIVSNDHIHADLMVFEKDMHKVKVGQKVNLFIESLDNQTLQANIYAVGKAFEDDPKAVHIHADIEEKSGLLIPGMYVRGQIVTDDNYGYALPEDAIVKENNRYYIFTAEVELHDNDTSWIFYPMEVTTGSRDNGWVEIKPLKAITQTTKVAFGSAYYLMAEMKKGEAEHSH
- a CDS encoding T9SS type A sorting domain-containing protein; the encoded protein is MKRIIIAIGVLLFGLTANAQMTLEKDYLNVNSDVLNDADVSMEIVNLSKSGRKYLVRDMKAGQLRIYDLNHSLWKTINLPNINNYEPTYAAYTSEELFNLDAQVEVAVYYSNTLPSVYVKKLVIVNEAGNILNNIDSAGVLKIYSTGTNSYNAILQTGKEKYTIYKLPGTIPCDKCGNGLGLAKIGRNNPIGNISNPIPNPSNTQTTVDYTLPIGATSGILDIYNMNGQKVKSYNVDNTFNSLLIDNTELSSGTYYYHLTANGESSETKKMVVIK
- a CDS encoding CusA/CzcA family heavy metal efflux RND transporter; amino-acid sequence: MLNSIIRYSVKNKLIIGLFTIALIIGGIWSLKEVPVDAVPDITNNQVQVITQSPNLSTEDIEQFVTYPVEVAMANLPGVSEIRSVSRFGLSVVTIVFEEDMGTYVPRQLVSEKLNDIGKNIPEGFGEPEMGPISTGLGEIYQYTLEVDSTYKDEYSITELRTIQDWIIRRQMAMVPGVVEVNAFGGKVKQYEVAVATDELNAIGLTITDIFNALEQNNQNTGGAYIEKDHYANFIRGEGLARNLDDIRKTVVVNKNGLPITIGDIAKVRFGEAVRYGAFTKDGQGEAVGGMILMLKGANSNDVIERVKERIIQIQQTLPPGVHIESFLDRSTLIKDTTSTVSKNLLEGALIVIFVLVLLLGNWRGGLIVASAIPLSLLFAFILMNIFGVWANLMSLGAIDFGIIVDGAVIIVESTVFLLHEKIIKKKIINQQLHDELAYDASSKMMNSAFFGQLIILIVFIPILALEGVEGKMFQPMALTFMFAMIGVMVLCLTYIPMMSALFLRVNNTDTKSWGDKIVAKIERVYESLLRKTLKKSKLVIILSVCLLGAAGFAFSKLGGEFIPQLDEGDIAFHVILKPGSSLSEAIESSTKIEQLLLEKFPEVEHAMTRFGVADVPTDPMPMDIGDCFIILKPKDEWVTTDSKEELIHKIKQAVSVIPGINYEFTQPIEMRFNELLSGVREDVAVKLFGEDLDILADKAEEMGRIISTIPGVGDMKVEATSGLPQMTVRYDRVKLAQYGLKINELNKIIMSAFSGGKAGVIFEGEKRFDLVVRLQEQGRKNIDDVKTLYIPTPNNNQIPLKEVADISYVPGPMQISRDNTNRRIYVGINVRNRDVKSLVEDIKNKLDNELQLPPGYYIRYGGAFENLERASKRLQIVVPIALVLIFILVFFALKSISQTVMIYMAIPLAAIGGIFSLWLRDMPFSISAGVGFIVLFGVAVLNGLVLINGWNELKDEGKTNIYERIILGAKRRIRPIMLTALTDVLGFLPMAISTSAGAEVQQPLATVVIGGMISATLLTLFVMPVLYNWLENRKNNIHKNSLPAIVIFACILSTSIPFSASAQETETHEITSVEEAIEVAIKNNGNIKAAETDIQIQQQKKKTAFDVAKTQLGFQYGQYNSFENDLSFNVVQNFDFPSVYINQHSLAKKRVTKSNITLDVEKNELKKEIRKTWYTLAYLQEQQKLLLYQDTLYKRFLYAATIRYETEESTFLEKSSVETEVMEIENQIKINHSEIFIQEQKLKALLNTTVDITFNTESLKKRVSLTVDRSSLPMDNPTNKYVKQQIEIAETEKKLKTSEMLPGFSIGYFNQSLIGSPTSSGDIATINNRFTGVQVGVTIPLFFGSYTAQIKEAKLAEQMAQTRADYFEVRLFSSVKQQLQEVFKQEASLDYYNDKALKQADLLIEYAQKSFENGAIGYIEYFRNLNQAIDIKSGYLKTLNTYNQSIIELEYFFGK